Genomic window (Nitrosophilus kaiyonis):
TAAATCTTTATACTGGCAAAAGGGCAAAAGTTTTATCAAGCGAAGGAATGATTGTCTGTTCTGATGTTAGTAAAGACGGTAAAAAACTTTTAATTACAATGGCGCCAAATTTTCAGCCAGATATTTATGTTTATAACCTTTTAACAAAAACATTAAAAAGAGTAACAAAATATAAAGGTATTGATGTTAATGGTAATTTTATTGAAAATGATAAAAGAGTAGTATTTGTTTCTGATAGATTAGGATATCCAAATATATTTGCAAAATCAATTGATGGAATTGGTGTTGAAAGACTTGTATATCATGGAAAAAATAATAGTTCTTGTTCGGCTTATGGCAATTATATAGTATATTCAAGCAGAGAATCAAATAATGAATTTGGTAAAAATATATTTAACCTTTATCTTATATCTACAAAAAGTGATTATATAAGAAGATTAACAGCAACAGGTGTTAATCAATTTCCAAGATTTTCAATTGATGGTGAATCTATACTCTTTATAAAACATTTAAAAAACCAAAGCGCTCTTGGAATAATAAGGCTAAATTATAATAAAAGTTATCTATATCCTTTAAAAGTAGGAAAAATTCAATCGATAGATTGGTAATAGAGTTGGCTTTAAGAAAAATATTGGTAAAATTATAAAAAGTTGAATTTAAAAGGAGAAATTATGAAAAAAAGTTTGTATATTGGACTTTTTGTTGCTGCTTTGATTTTTAGCGGTTGTGCGAAAAAGAGTGTTGAGATAGAGGCACCTCAAGGCCAAGCTGCTCAAGCTACAGAACAAGCTACGACAGTAAGTGAAGGGGAAGGAATTTCTGAGGTTACTCCTGAGAGTGCAAATTTAAGCGAAGAAGAATTAAAAATTCAAAAAATGAAAGCAATTGAAGCAAAAGCTAAAAAGATATATTTTGATTTTGACAAATATAATATAAGACCTGATCAAGTTGAAAATGTAGATTTTGATGCAGAACTTTTCAATGAAGAGGATGCAAAAGAGTTTAAAATTAGAGTTGAGGGAAATTGTGACGAGTGGGGTACAGATGAGTATAATTATGCCCTTGGCTTAAAAAGAGCAAAATCAGTTAGAGATGCTTTAGCTGCAAGAGGCGTTGAAAGTTCAAGAATGACACTTATAAGTTATGGAGAAAGCAATCCTGTATGTACTGAACACAATATTCCATGTTGGAGAAAAAATAGAAGAGTAGAGTTTACTTTACTTCCATAATTCTTTAGAGGAGGCAAAATGAAAAATTATAAAAAATTTATGGTATTACTATTTTTTTGCCTCCCCCTTTTTGCAAAAGAACCATCTGCTTTTGAAGCTGGAAATTTAGAGAGCCCAAATCCTTATGGACTTACTACTACAGAAAAATATATTCTTCAAAATAAAAAAAATATCGAATCTGTAAAAAAGCAGAGTGCTATAAATAGTTCTAAAATTGATCAATTAGAAGAAAAAGTTGAAGGATTAAGAAGCGTAGTAGAAGGAATAGATAATAATCTTAATGAAATTAAAATCAAAATAAATACCATTTTGGAAGAAAAAAATAAAGATAAGGAAGAGGTTGATAAAAAAATCTCATTATTGAAAGAGGATTTAAATAAGACTATTTCATTACAACAAGAAAACTTTGAACAGATTAAAAAAGTTCTTAATGAATTGACAACATTAATTGATTCTATAAATAGTACATATGTTAATAAAAATGAATTTAAAAATGAGATTGAGAAAGTTTATTCTTATATTGATAGAAAATTTTTAGAAATCAAAAAAGAGAGACAAAAACAAAAAATAGCCTCAAAAAGTGGTGCAACACTATTTAAAGAAGCACAAAAATTTTATAAAAAGAAAGATTATGATAAAGCAAAAGAGTATTTTTTAGCTTCTATAAAAAAGCATTATAAACCTGCCACTTCAAATTTTTATATAGGTGAGATTTGTTATTATCAAAAAGATTACAGTTGTGCAATAGAACATTATAAAAATAGTGCAAATCTTTATTCTAAAGCTTCCTATATGCCTACTTTACTACTTCATACTGCCATATCTTTAGAAAGAATTGGCCAAAAAAGAGAGGCCAAGATTTTTTATGAGAATTTAATAAAGAAATATCCAAAAAGTAAAGCTGCAAAAATAGCAAAGAAAAATATTAAAAAATTATAATTTATTTAAATAAATTAATATAAACGAAAGAAAATTTTGATACAATCTTAAGCGCAAATAAAGATGAAAGGTTTACAATGGCAATAGCAGACAACAAAGTTGTATCAATGGAATATGAAGTAAGAGATGCAGCTACAAATGAAGTAATTGATTCTAACAAGGGACAAAGACCTCTACAATTTATTACAGGAAAAGGTCAAATTATTCCTGGTCTTGAGAATAAAATAAAAGAGATGAGTGAAAATGAAGAAGCTGATGTACTAGTTAGATCAGAAGAAGCATATGGACAAAAAGATGAAAATGCAGTTCAAACACTTCCAATAGAACAGTTCGCAGGTATTGATCTACAAGAAGGAATGACTCTTTATGGTCAAGGAGAAAATGGAGAAACAGTACAGGTTACTGTAAAATCATTTAATGATAAAGAAGTAGTTATAGATTTTAATCATCCATTGGCTGGTAAAGATCTTCTATTCACTGTAAAAATTTTAGGAGTTAGAGACGCAACTGCAGAAGAGGCTATGACAGGTCAAGTAATTGACCCTAATGAGTCTTGTGGATGTGGAACAGGATGTGGCTGCTAATTTTATAGCAAACTCAAAGGCCTCGAAAGAGGCCTTAAAATCTGCAAATATATTAAAAACTCTAAATATTAATGTTTTAATCGAAGGACCAACAGGAGTAGGTAAAGAGCTATTAGCTAAATATATCTCAAATGATGCTCCAGTTATAAAAGAAAATCTCTCTAATTTAAAACAACTATCTCAAAGTAGCAAAGATATTATAATTTTAA
Coding sequences:
- a CDS encoding OmpA family protein, which translates into the protein MKKSLYIGLFVAALIFSGCAKKSVEIEAPQGQAAQATEQATTVSEGEGISEVTPESANLSEEELKIQKMKAIEAKAKKIYFDFDKYNIRPDQVENVDFDAELFNEEDAKEFKIRVEGNCDEWGTDEYNYALGLKRAKSVRDALAARGVESSRMTLISYGESNPVCTEHNIPCWRKNRRVEFTLLP
- a CDS encoding tetratricopeptide repeat protein, with protein sequence MKNYKKFMVLLFFCLPLFAKEPSAFEAGNLESPNPYGLTTTEKYILQNKKNIESVKKQSAINSSKIDQLEEKVEGLRSVVEGIDNNLNEIKIKINTILEEKNKDKEEVDKKISLLKEDLNKTISLQQENFEQIKKVLNELTTLIDSINSTYVNKNEFKNEIEKVYSYIDRKFLEIKKERQKQKIASKSGATLFKEAQKFYKKKDYDKAKEYFLASIKKHYKPATSNFYIGEICYYQKDYSCAIEHYKNSANLYSKASYMPTLLLHTAISLERIGQKREAKIFYENLIKKYPKSKAAKIAKKNIKKL
- a CDS encoding FKBP-type peptidyl-prolyl cis-trans isomerase; this encodes MAIADNKVVSMEYEVRDAATNEVIDSNKGQRPLQFITGKGQIIPGLENKIKEMSENEEADVLVRSEEAYGQKDENAVQTLPIEQFAGIDLQEGMTLYGQGENGETVQVTVKSFNDKEVVIDFNHPLAGKDLLFTVKILGVRDATAEEAMTGQVIDPNESCGCGTGCGC